The Gloeomargarita lithophora Alchichica-D10 genomic sequence GGTGGGTCGGTACCTCATTCCCAAGGGTAGTATCGCAGTGAATGGGGTGAGTTTGACCATTGCCCAAGTCCTAGGGAATGGGTTGCAAGCGGCGGTGATCCCCCTGACCTACGAAGCCACCAATTTGCACCACCTGCGCCCCGGCGACCCGGTGAACCTGGAAGCGGATGTGCTGGGGAAATATGTGGAGAAATTCCTCCAACCCGGAGCGACTAACCCAGCCCTGAGTGAGAATTTTTTAACCCAACACGGGTTTATGGGGTCAGGGTCAAACCTGGTACAGTAGGGGTGCCGTCTCACCAGGTAACACCGATGAACGACGTTGGCTCCCTCTCCTTGGCGCATCCCAGCCACTTCATCAACCGGGAAAAAAGCTGGCTGTACTTCAACGACCGGGTACTGCACGAAGCCCTCGACCCCCGTACCCCGCTGTTGGAGCAGGTGAAATTCCTGGCAATTTTCAGCACCAACCTGGACGAGTACTTCATGGTGCGGATTGATGCCCTGCGGGATCAGGTGGAAGCCAATGTCACCACGCCCACCCCGGACGGCCTCACGCCCCAGCAACAACTGGATTTGATCAGCACTCACCTGGCACCGGTCATTACCCAACAACACGATTATTTCGCCCAGAACCTGCGTCCCCGCTTGGCTGAAGCGGGTATCATCATTGCCGATTACCCCACCCTCACCCCGGAGCAACAGGCGTACTTGCACAACGATTTCATGCGCCAGGTGTTTCCCATCCTCACGCCCCTGGCGGTGGATCCCGGCCATCCCTTTCCCTATATGTCCAATCTGAGTTTGAACCTAGCTGTATTATTACAAGATACTAAAACTGGTCAGCACCATTTTGCCCGAGTGAAAGTGCCCACCAAGGCGGCTTCCAACCCCGGCGGTAAGGCTTTGAAGCGGTTTGTCACCCTGCCGGAGCCGTTGCGTCCCCCCGGTGTGCGCTGGCTGGGGGTGCCCCTGGAGCAGGTGATCGGCTACAATTTAGCGGTGTTGTTCCCCGGCATGGATTTGGTGGGCTGGTACCCGTTTCGGGTCACTCGCGATGCGGATTTGGCAATCCGGGAAGATGAGGCGGGGGATTTGCTCGCAGAAATTGAAAAAGAGGTGCGGAGCCGCCGCTACGGTCGGGATGCCACCCGGTTGGAAATTGTCAAGGCAGCCCCGGAGTTGGTGCGGGAAACCCTCACCCAGGGCTTGAATATCCAACTGCCTTGGGTCTATGAAGTCAATACCCTGCTGAATTTGGGGGATTTGATGGAGTTGGCCTTTTTGCCCTACCCGGAACTGCGGGACTCGGATTGGACACCCGTATTACCGGCTCTGTTTGAGGAAAAAGCCTACAACGATGCCTACGGGGGGGTGGATTGGTTTAACCTCATCCAACAGGGGGATGTGTTGGTACATCATCCCTACCATTCCTTTGCCGGGACAGTGGAGCGGTTTATTGCCCAGGCGGCCAAAGACCCGGAGGTACTCGGCATTAAAATGACTTTGTACCGCACCTCCGGGGATTCGCCCATCGTGCAGTCCTTGATTTTGGCCGCCGAAAATGGTATTCAGGTGGCGGTATTGGTGGAACTGAAAGCCCGTTTTGATGAGGAAAATAATATCCTTTGGGCAAGACGTTTGGAGCAGGCGGGTGTCCATGTGGTTTATGGGTTAATCGGCCTAAAAACCCACAGCAAATTGGCCCTGGTGGTGCGCCGGGAAGGGGAAGGGATTCGGCGTTATATGCACCTGGGCACCGGGAATTACAATTCTAAAACCGCCCGGATTTACACGGATTTGGGGATTTTGACCTGTCGGGATGACCTGGCCGCCGATGTGACGGAATTGTTTAATTTCTTGACGGGCTATTCCCGCCAACGCCAGTACCGGCAATTGTTAGTCGCCCCGGTGAATATGCGCGAAGAAATTGTCCGTTTGATCCGCCAGGAAGCCGACCAAGCGCGCCTCGGACAACCGGCTCGGATTTTTGCCAAGATGAATGCCCTGGCGGACACGGCGATTATTTTAGAACTATATCAAGCCGCCCAGGCGGGGGTGGAAATTCGTCTGTTGATTCGGGGGATGTGTACCCTGCGTCCAGGGGTGCCGGGGTTGAGCGAGGGGATTCAGGTGGTGAGCATTATTGGCCGCTTTTTGGAACATTCCCGGGTGTTTGGGTTCCATAATGGCGGGCAAGAGAATCTGTACATTGGCAGTGCAGACTGGCGCACCCGCAACCTGGATCGGCGGGTGGAAGCCCTGACCCCGGTGCTGGATGGGGTGGTGAAACAGCAGTTACAAGAAATTATGGAACTGATGTGGATGGACAACCGCCAAGCCTGGGATTTGCAACCCGATGGCACCTATATTCAACGCCAGCCCGCCCTGGGTGAAGCGGAACGGGGCTCCCACGCCTTGTTGATGCAAAGAACCTTGGCGGAGGCGACCCCGGTGGTTTAGGGGGCGTAATTTAATTAGCTTAATTAATTTTGAATCCGTCCCAATGCGGGCGGCGATAGGGGCGATTGGGTGCGGAAATAGGTTTCCCAGGCCACCACATCCGTCACCCCCCCCAACCGGTCTTGTCCCTGGCGCAGGACGGTGAAATTGTCCCCCCCGTCGGCCAAAAAACTATTCACCGTCACC encodes the following:
- the ppk1 gene encoding polyphosphate kinase 1, with the translated sequence MNDVGSLSLAHPSHFINREKSWLYFNDRVLHEALDPRTPLLEQVKFLAIFSTNLDEYFMVRIDALRDQVEANVTTPTPDGLTPQQQLDLISTHLAPVITQQHDYFAQNLRPRLAEAGIIIADYPTLTPEQQAYLHNDFMRQVFPILTPLAVDPGHPFPYMSNLSLNLAVLLQDTKTGQHHFARVKVPTKAASNPGGKALKRFVTLPEPLRPPGVRWLGVPLEQVIGYNLAVLFPGMDLVGWYPFRVTRDADLAIREDEAGDLLAEIEKEVRSRRYGRDATRLEIVKAAPELVRETLTQGLNIQLPWVYEVNTLLNLGDLMELAFLPYPELRDSDWTPVLPALFEEKAYNDAYGGVDWFNLIQQGDVLVHHPYHSFAGTVERFIAQAAKDPEVLGIKMTLYRTSGDSPIVQSLILAAENGIQVAVLVELKARFDEENNILWARRLEQAGVHVVYGLIGLKTHSKLALVVRREGEGIRRYMHLGTGNYNSKTARIYTDLGILTCRDDLAADVTELFNFLTGYSRQRQYRQLLVAPVNMREEIVRLIRQEADQARLGQPARIFAKMNALADTAIILELYQAAQAGVEIRLLIRGMCTLRPGVPGLSEGIQVVSIIGRFLEHSRVFGFHNGGQENLYIGSADWRTRNLDRRVEALTPVLDGVVKQQLQEIMELMWMDNRQAWDLQPDGTYIQRQPALGEAERGSHALLMQRTLAEATPVV